A window of the Marinifilum sp. JC120 genome harbors these coding sequences:
- the purU gene encoding formyltetrahydrofolate deformylase, which yields MTSSRASTAYLTVSCKDRPGIVSAVSGFLFSKNANIIHSDQHSSDPVGGRFFLRMKFHMNGIEDSLEEFRQEFAETVAAKFEMDWNINPAWIKKKTAILVSKFDHALMDLLWRAKRDELHTEITMVISNHEDLREAVESFGVPFHHVSVEKDKKEESEDKILELLEGNADLVILARYMQILTPKLIDAYPSRIINIHHSFLPAFVGADPYRRAGERGVKLIGATAHYVTEELDQGPIIEQDVIRVSHRHDYEELKVLGRDIERQVLSRAVKWHLTERVLVDGNKTVVFV from the coding sequence ATGACATCATCAAGAGCATCCACAGCATATTTGACTGTATCCTGTAAGGACAGACCCGGTATCGTTTCTGCGGTTTCCGGATTCCTTTTTTCAAAGAATGCAAACATCATCCATTCCGACCAGCATTCAAGTGACCCGGTAGGCGGACGTTTTTTCCTCAGAATGAAATTTCATATGAATGGAATTGAGGACAGCCTTGAAGAATTCAGACAGGAATTTGCCGAAACAGTTGCTGCTAAATTCGAAATGGATTGGAATATTAATCCGGCATGGATCAAGAAAAAGACAGCCATTCTCGTCTCAAAATTCGACCATGCACTTATGGACCTGCTCTGGAGAGCCAAGCGCGACGAACTCCATACCGAGATCACCATGGTCATCAGCAACCACGAAGACCTGCGTGAAGCGGTTGAATCGTTTGGTGTGCCTTTCCACCACGTTTCAGTGGAAAAAGACAAAAAAGAAGAATCTGAGGATAAAATTCTTGAACTGCTGGAAGGCAATGCCGATCTGGTAATCCTCGCCCGCTACATGCAGATTCTGACACCCAAACTGATTGATGCCTACCCGAGCAGAATCATCAACATCCACCACTCCTTCCTGCCTGCATTCGTGGGAGCCGATCCCTACCGCAGGGCAGGAGAACGCGGGGTTAAGCTCATCGGAGCTACCGCCCACTACGTTACCGAGGAGCTGGATCAGGGGCCCATCATCGAACAGGACGTTATCCGCGTTTCCCACCGCCACGACTATGAAGAACTCAAAGTGCTGGGCCGCGATATTGAACGTCAGGTCCTGAGCAGAGCCGTAAAATGGCACCTTACTGAAAGAGTACTTGTGGACGGCAACAAAACTGTTGTATTTGTCTAG
- a CDS encoding trimeric intracellular cation channel family protein, with translation MSVLNGEVVYSAIHGFMYFGDIVFAVSGALAAGRRRMDIVGYVLIGTITGLGGGSLRDVLLDHPVWWTHEPVELYLCIMATLFTYFCRLEIKDRYKATSWFDALGLSAFAVTGSSVAFLQSQVPWTVAVFMGVMTATGGGVIRDLLTGNRPMILCGELYAVAALTGAFVNVGLMKLHVQPEVAMAAGFLSTLTLRGFAVIFDIRLGPPGEFVRVGGRNHRRNHHVQRDSEY, from the coding sequence ATGAGTGTTTTGAACGGAGAAGTGGTTTACTCCGCTATCCATGGATTCATGTATTTCGGGGATATTGTCTTTGCGGTAAGTGGCGCGCTGGCTGCCGGCAGGCGCAGGATGGATATCGTCGGCTATGTCCTGATCGGGACAATTACCGGGCTTGGTGGCGGTTCGTTGCGTGATGTGCTTCTGGATCATCCGGTCTGGTGGACCCATGAGCCGGTGGAGCTTTATCTGTGCATCATGGCTACCTTGTTTACCTATTTCTGCCGTCTGGAGATCAAGGACCGCTACAAGGCGACATCATGGTTTGATGCCCTCGGGCTTAGTGCATTTGCTGTTACCGGGAGTTCCGTTGCATTTTTGCAGTCTCAGGTTCCATGGACTGTGGCTGTATTCATGGGGGTTATGACCGCTACCGGGGGAGGGGTCATCCGTGATCTTTTGACCGGTAATCGGCCTATGATTCTTTGCGGGGAGCTTTACGCTGTGGCCGCGCTGACCGGGGCATTTGTCAACGTTGGTTTAATGAAACTGCATGTGCAGCCCGAAGTTGCCATGGCTGCCGGGTTTCTCAGCACATTGACCCTGCGTGGATTTGCCGTTATTTTTGATATTCGGTTGGGCCCTCCCGGAGAGTTCGTAAGGGTGGGAGGTCGAAATCATAGGAGAAACCATCATGTTCAGAGAGATTCAGAATACTAA
- a CDS encoding pyridoxamine 5'-phosphate oxidase family protein, which translates to MFREIQNTKKILPEGSVEDILQAGEEGVLATIGEDGYPYATPLSYVYHNGAIYFHCALTGHKLDNIAFNPKVSFCVYVETELLPSKFSIKFKSVIAFGKAEKVSGDEKKEALLALIHRLSPDYIPAGEKYIKNDMDKAAVIKINIEHATAKGRKS; encoded by the coding sequence ATGTTCAGAGAGATTCAGAATACTAAAAAGATTTTGCCTGAAGGTTCGGTAGAAGACATTTTGCAGGCCGGGGAAGAGGGCGTATTGGCGACAATTGGTGAGGACGGTTATCCTTATGCGACTCCGCTTAGTTACGTTTACCATAACGGAGCTATCTATTTTCATTGCGCATTGACCGGGCATAAGCTGGATAATATCGCGTTTAATCCCAAAGTATCTTTCTGTGTCTATGTTGAGACAGAACTGCTGCCTTCAAAATTCAGCATAAAATTCAAGTCGGTTATTGCTTTCGGCAAAGCCGAAAAAGTTTCCGGGGATGAGAAAAAAGAGGCTCTGCTTGCGCTGATACACAGGCTTTCACCGGATTATATTCCCGCAGGCGAGAAGTATATAAAAAATGATATGGATAAGGCCGCGGTTATCAAAATTAATATTGAACATGCCACGGCTAAAGGCCGGAAGTCGTAA
- a CDS encoding ABC transporter ATP-binding protein: MNTLLEIKDLRVKYGNIEALHGISFNVNEGEIVTLIGANGAGKTTTLLSISRLPPPEAPKVLSGDICWEGNSILDMPPHKVISDLHLALVPEGRHIFGNLTVEENLKLATYARKDSVKDIHSDYDRVFALFPRLAERRKQRSESLSGGEQQMLAVGRALMSKCNFIMLDEPSMGLAPLLMYDMFRTLKELNEQGLTILLIEQNANLALKFAHRGYVLDTGEIVAQGSSAQLMDDPEVKKAYLGG; this comes from the coding sequence ATGAATACTCTACTTGAAATCAAAGATCTCCGCGTCAAATACGGTAATATTGAGGCCCTGCACGGGATCTCGTTCAATGTAAATGAAGGTGAAATCGTCACCCTCATCGGTGCCAACGGTGCAGGTAAGACCACCACTTTACTCTCCATCAGCCGGTTACCCCCGCCGGAAGCACCCAAGGTCCTCTCCGGTGATATCTGCTGGGAAGGCAATTCCATTCTCGACATGCCGCCGCACAAGGTAATCTCCGACCTGCACTTGGCCCTTGTCCCGGAAGGACGCCATATTTTCGGTAACCTCACCGTGGAAGAAAACCTCAAGCTGGCAACCTATGCCCGCAAAGATTCGGTCAAGGATATTCACAGCGATTATGACCGCGTCTTTGCCCTGTTCCCACGTCTGGCCGAACGCCGCAAGCAACGCAGCGAGTCACTATCAGGAGGCGAACAGCAGATGTTGGCCGTGGGCCGTGCGCTCATGTCCAAGTGCAATTTCATCATGCTCGATGAACCTTCCATGGGTCTGGCGCCGCTGCTCATGTACGACATGTTCCGCACCCTCAAGGAACTGAATGAACAAGGGTTGACCATCCTTTTAATCGAGCAGAACGCAAATCTTGCGCTAAAATTCGCCCATCGCGGCTATGTGCTCGATACCGGGGAAATAGTGGCCCAAGGTTCGTCTGCACAGCTTATGGATGACCCTGAAGTAAAGAAGGCGTATTTGGGCGGGTGA
- a CDS encoding ABC transporter ATP-binding protein codes for MSLLSIDGLTQRFGGLQAVSDFNIELEEGSLTGLIGPNGAGKTTIFNLISGFYQPTEGAITFGGTPTRGLKPHKVTALGVARTFQNIRLWHDMTVMDNIRIAQHYRMGYGFFDAVMRTKNYYLREKEIDRISTELLEFMDLKEYAEELPTNLPYGLQRRVEIARAMSIQPKLLLLDEPAAGLNSSDVEGLIKLIKWIHDEFDITILMIEHQMKVVMSLCQWIKCIDFGATIAEGTPEDIQSSETVIKAYLGDDSI; via the coding sequence ATGTCACTTTTAAGTATAGACGGACTCACACAAAGATTCGGGGGCCTTCAGGCTGTATCCGATTTCAATATCGAGCTTGAAGAAGGCTCCCTCACCGGACTGATCGGCCCAAACGGTGCGGGTAAGACCACTATCTTCAACCTCATTTCAGGATTCTATCAGCCCACCGAAGGAGCCATCACTTTCGGCGGAACTCCCACACGCGGGCTTAAACCGCATAAGGTAACCGCACTGGGCGTGGCCCGCACATTCCAGAACATCCGCCTCTGGCATGACATGACCGTGATGGACAACATCCGCATTGCTCAGCATTACCGCATGGGCTACGGCTTTTTTGATGCCGTCATGCGTACGAAAAATTACTATCTAAGAGAAAAGGAAATTGACCGCATCTCCACCGAGTTGCTCGAATTCATGGACCTGAAGGAATATGCCGAAGAATTACCCACCAACCTGCCATACGGTTTGCAGCGGCGGGTTGAGATCGCCCGGGCCATGTCCATCCAGCCCAAGCTGCTGCTGCTTGATGAACCCGCAGCAGGGCTTAACTCCTCAGACGTTGAAGGACTAATCAAACTCATCAAATGGATTCATGATGAGTTCGACATCACCATTCTCATGATCGAACACCAGATGAAAGTGGTCATGAGCCTCTGCCAATGGATCAAATGTATTGATTTCGGCGCCACCATCGCCGAAGGAACACCTGAAGATATCCAGTCCAGTGAGACTGTTATCAAAGCCTATCTGGGAGATGATTCAATCTGA
- a CDS encoding branched-chain amino acid ABC transporter permease: MQKYSFNIGIWAMAAIVVTLSQFGALDLYIQSVIMFIGINIILSSSLNVVNGYMGEFSCGHAGFMCIGAYVSSVLSVMFFAQDKIFGAPILPPELAPLGFPIIIIIAGLVSAVAGLIVAVPSFKTRGDYLAIITIAANYMVISAIENMDIIGGPRGFMGMKRVLNAMEDVVDIPWMMIWVILGTFASIWMIRRFVSSTYGKGIMSICQDEVAAEIMSVNTNKMKMAAFMLSSGLAGVAGALFAHVLGYVNPQSFNIMKSTECLVMVYLGGMGSLGGSILSAIFFTVMLELLRFIIPAIDTGLHFLNLLPDSYHLSQVWKWVLIPLTLILLMQFRPEGIMGNKELPDLFPRLKKFYKFK; encoded by the coding sequence ATGCAGAAGTACAGTTTTAATATCGGAATATGGGCAATGGCCGCCATTGTAGTGACCCTTTCCCAGTTCGGCGCGCTGGATCTATATATCCAGTCAGTAATCATGTTTATCGGCATCAACATCATCCTTTCTTCCAGCCTGAACGTGGTCAACGGGTACATGGGGGAATTTTCCTGCGGACATGCTGGTTTCATGTGTATCGGGGCCTATGTCTCTTCCGTTCTGAGCGTAATGTTTTTTGCTCAAGACAAGATATTCGGTGCCCCCATCCTGCCCCCGGAACTGGCACCGCTAGGATTTCCCATCATAATAATTATTGCAGGTCTTGTTTCCGCTGTAGCCGGACTCATCGTGGCAGTCCCTTCCTTCAAGACAAGGGGCGACTATCTGGCAATCATTACCATTGCCGCCAACTATATGGTCATTTCAGCCATTGAAAACATGGATATCATCGGTGGTCCGCGCGGATTCATGGGTATGAAACGGGTACTCAACGCCATGGAAGACGTGGTCGATATCCCGTGGATGATGATCTGGGTGATCCTCGGAACATTTGCCAGCATCTGGATGATTCGCCGCTTTGTTTCTTCAACTTACGGTAAGGGCATCATGTCTATTTGTCAGGATGAAGTCGCAGCTGAAATCATGAGTGTAAATACCAACAAAATGAAAATGGCCGCCTTTATGCTTTCCTCCGGCCTTGCCGGGGTAGCGGGCGCACTTTTCGCCCATGTTCTCGGTTACGTTAACCCGCAATCTTTCAACATTATGAAATCCACCGAGTGCTTAGTCATGGTTTACCTCGGCGGCATGGGATCGCTGGGCGGTTCAATCCTCTCCGCGATCTTCTTCACTGTAATGCTCGAACTGCTGCGTTTCATTATCCCGGCAATCGACACCGGACTGCATTTCCTGAACCTGCTCCCGGACAGTTATCATCTCAGTCAGGTCTGGAAATGGGTGCTCATCCCGCTGACCCTGATCCTGCTCATGCAGTTCAGGCCCGAAGGAATCATGGGCAACAAGGAACTGCCCGACCTATTCCCGCGGCTTAAGAAATTCTACAAATTCAAGTAG
- a CDS encoding branched-chain amino acid ABC transporter permease, with protein MDILIQNLLNALQWGSFYALIALGYTLVYGVLLLINFAHGDIFMVGAYIAFFVATALLGFLDFAPWMVLALTVPLTMILTAGVGVTLERIAYRPLRRKGAHRLYVVITALMCGLILENGNLALLGASRKKFPELLDKVIYTFGNVSVTNLKIIVIFAAIAVFLLLQFIVTKTKIGMAMRGISYDKFAIPLMGIPIDNVIVFTFVLGSGMAGLAGLLFAMSYPILEPYMGALIGWKAFIAAVVGGIGDIRGAFIGGFLLGFIEVGVVALFPSTFRDLFAFSILLVILWIKPTGLFGVAKTTKI; from the coding sequence GTGGATATCCTCATTCAGAATCTGCTCAATGCCCTGCAATGGGGTAGCTTCTACGCGCTCATTGCGCTGGGCTACACCCTTGTTTACGGTGTACTGCTCCTGATCAACTTCGCCCACGGCGATATATTTATGGTCGGGGCCTACATCGCGTTTTTCGTGGCCACCGCCCTTCTCGGTTTCTTAGACTTTGCCCCGTGGATGGTATTGGCATTAACCGTTCCCCTAACCATGATTCTCACCGCCGGAGTCGGGGTTACACTGGAACGTATTGCCTACCGCCCCTTGAGACGAAAGGGAGCGCATAGGCTTTACGTGGTCATCACCGCCCTTATGTGCGGCCTGATTCTGGAAAACGGCAACCTTGCGCTGCTGGGTGCCAGCCGTAAAAAATTTCCCGAACTGCTCGATAAAGTGATTTACACTTTCGGTAACGTTTCCGTCACCAACCTTAAAATCATTGTTATTTTCGCTGCTATTGCCGTCTTCCTGCTCCTGCAATTCATCGTCACCAAAACCAAAATCGGCATGGCCATGCGCGGAATTTCCTACGACAAATTCGCAATTCCGCTCATGGGAATTCCCATCGATAACGTGATCGTATTCACCTTTGTACTCGGTTCCGGCATGGCAGGACTGGCAGGACTGCTTTTTGCCATGTCCTATCCCATTCTTGAACCGTATATGGGTGCGCTCATCGGCTGGAAAGCTTTTATAGCAGCAGTTGTAGGCGGTATCGGGGACATTCGCGGGGCCTTTATCGGCGGCTTTCTGCTCGGATTCATCGAAGTCGGAGTTGTAGCCCTCTTTCCCTCCACCTTCCGGGACCTGTTCGCCTTTTCCATCCTGCTGGTAATCCTGTGGATTAAGCCCACCGGACTATTCGGCGTTGCCAAAACGACCAAGATTTAA
- a CDS encoding ABC transporter substrate-binding protein has translation MKKMIIRSLLALMVLGLALIIVSGCSKKEEKIKIGFNIPLTGDIPKVGEASKNAAEMLLADINAQGGLEVGGKKVPLEFFYEDNESKAESAVNVALKLIEQDGVVAIIGPNSSKQAVPAGGTCNDNRTPMVSPWSTNPDTTKNRPWVFRAAFLDPFQGPVAVNFATKQFKAKTSAVLFDISNDYSKGLAEIFKEVFEKKNGKKSIVAFESHGTKDQDFSAQLTKIINSNPDFIFVPDNYNQVALIVKQARDLGYKGPFMGSDAWGSAELMKLCGDDCKGQFFSTHYAAAGAKGATKEFIDRYEAKYGETPDDVAALTWDATRLVLQAIQDAGSYSSDLKTERKAIRDALSSIKEFAGITGSMKFDSQGDPIKCAVVVRIDENGNFVFAESVCP, from the coding sequence ATGAAGAAAATGATTATCAGGTCACTTCTGGCCCTCATGGTACTTGGGCTGGCCCTGATTATTGTCAGCGGCTGTTCTAAAAAAGAAGAAAAAATCAAGATCGGTTTCAACATCCCGCTCACCGGAGATATTCCTAAAGTAGGGGAGGCCTCCAAAAATGCAGCAGAAATGCTCCTTGCTGATATCAACGCGCAGGGTGGCCTTGAAGTAGGAGGCAAAAAAGTACCTCTTGAATTCTTTTATGAAGACAACGAATCAAAAGCTGAATCAGCTGTTAACGTAGCTCTCAAGCTGATTGAACAGGACGGCGTAGTCGCTATCATCGGCCCTAACTCCTCCAAGCAGGCTGTTCCCGCAGGCGGTACCTGCAACGATAACCGCACCCCCATGGTCTCTCCATGGTCAACCAACCCGGATACCACCAAAAATCGCCCCTGGGTTTTCCGTGCGGCATTCCTCGACCCCTTTCAGGGTCCTGTAGCTGTGAACTTCGCCACCAAGCAGTTCAAAGCCAAGACCTCTGCGGTTCTCTTCGACATTTCCAACGACTATTCCAAAGGCCTTGCTGAAATTTTCAAGGAAGTATTTGAAAAGAAAAACGGCAAAAAATCCATTGTGGCCTTTGAATCCCACGGAACCAAGGATCAGGACTTCTCCGCACAGCTGACCAAGATCATCAACTCCAATCCTGATTTCATCTTTGTCCCCGATAACTACAATCAAGTTGCCCTTATCGTTAAACAGGCCCGCGACCTCGGCTACAAAGGTCCATTCATGGGTTCTGACGCATGGGGTTCCGCAGAACTGATGAAGCTTTGCGGCGATGACTGCAAAGGCCAGTTCTTCTCCACCCACTACGCCGCAGCCGGAGCCAAGGGTGCAACCAAGGAATTCATCGACCGCTACGAAGCAAAATACGGCGAAACTCCTGACGATGTAGCCGCCCTCACTTGGGACGCAACCCGCCTCGTACTTCAGGCCATTCAGGATGCGGGCTCCTACAGTTCCGACTTGAAAACCGAACGTAAGGCCATCCGTGATGCCCTAAGCTCCATCAAGGAATTCGCAGGAATCACCGGTTCCATGAAATTCGACAGTCAGGGTGACCCCATCAAATGCGCTGTTGTTGTACGCATCGATGAAAACGGCAACTTCGTATTCGCCGAATCCGTCTGCCCTTAG
- a CDS encoding HAMP domain-containing protein, with product MLKRFTVGQKIFCSFIVVFILFGIVSMESMLALQKSSTGFTDYRDFAKDSNLIGKIQARILQGRTYVKDYIITGDDKYSRKYSENVKTIFPLVIQAENELASENRVMIIKEIKTLLTDYDATFAEVAKAQKERDMQANTVLVPAGDLMEQNFEHIINNLGKSTTNAPALYHCAKGVRHLVLCRLYTTKFIDKSSEKHKERALAEMDEVNAELLQLSSLLKGQNQILLKEIKEATIAYTRGLSELFSQTATRDKLLNTELDIMGPKMATLIEQAKSSIISDQEKLGPSLQARNDRAILNTYIFGIIAFALGVVAVLLVGRDITLPLRKVVEAAYRIAEGDMSKEIKGTDRKDELGSLARAFNKMTSSLNNMAGAMERVANSDLTVEAKPRSENDTIGKALATMVETLKGDNQQIHETVRTLSSSLSQISAASAELTASAAETASAVAETNATVEEVKQTAHLSNEKSRQVADVARKAVSTSQQGKRAAEDASSGMKDIRTQMDTIAQSIVKLSEQSQHIGDIIYVVNDLADQSNILAVNASIEASKAGEEGRGFTVVAREIRNLSDQSKQSVAQIQSILADIQKATSSAVMITEQGGKAVETGANLSFQTGEAILNLSTVINQSAQSSAQIAASSQEQLAGLDQVAVALGSIKQAGEQNLESSRQLEEAVKDLDQQARSLKDMMDRFKL from the coding sequence ATGCTAAAAAGGTTTACCGTCGGACAAAAAATATTCTGTAGCTTTATTGTTGTTTTTATCCTTTTTGGAATTGTGAGCATGGAATCAATGCTGGCACTGCAAAAATCCTCCACCGGGTTCACTGATTATCGCGACTTTGCCAAGGATTCAAACCTGATCGGGAAAATTCAGGCCAGAATTCTTCAAGGGCGTACCTACGTCAAAGATTATATTATTACAGGCGACGATAAATACAGCCGTAAATACTCTGAAAATGTAAAAACAATATTTCCCTTAGTTATACAAGCTGAAAATGAACTCGCATCAGAAAACCGAGTCATGATCATAAAAGAGATCAAGACGCTACTTACGGATTACGATGCAACCTTCGCCGAAGTAGCTAAGGCGCAAAAAGAAAGAGACATGCAGGCAAACACCGTTCTGGTTCCCGCCGGGGATCTCATGGAACAAAATTTTGAACACATTATCAACAACCTGGGCAAATCAACAACAAACGCTCCAGCCCTTTATCATTGCGCCAAAGGAGTGCGTCACCTTGTCCTTTGCAGGCTATATACAACTAAATTTATTGATAAAAGCTCAGAAAAACACAAAGAAAGAGCTCTTGCCGAGATGGATGAAGTCAATGCCGAACTTCTTCAGCTCAGCTCTCTTTTAAAGGGGCAGAACCAAATTCTGCTTAAAGAAATCAAAGAGGCGACGATAGCCTACACGCGGGGACTGAGTGAACTATTTTCGCAGACGGCAACCCGCGACAAGTTACTCAATACGGAACTGGATATAATGGGTCCCAAGATGGCTACCCTGATCGAACAGGCCAAATCATCCATTATTTCCGATCAGGAAAAACTGGGCCCCTCCTTGCAGGCTCGTAACGACAGGGCCATTTTAAACACTTATATTTTCGGGATCATCGCCTTTGCTCTGGGTGTTGTTGCGGTTTTGCTGGTCGGGCGAGACATAACCCTACCCCTGCGCAAAGTTGTTGAAGCCGCCTACCGCATTGCCGAAGGCGACATGAGCAAAGAAATCAAAGGCACTGACCGCAAGGACGAACTGGGTTCACTGGCCCGGGCATTCAACAAAATGACTAGTTCGCTCAATAATATGGCCGGAGCCATGGAAAGGGTTGCAAACTCAGACCTCACGGTGGAAGCAAAGCCCCGCTCTGAAAACGACACCATCGGCAAAGCTCTAGCGACCATGGTTGAGACACTAAAAGGTGACAACCAGCAAATTCACGAAACAGTACGTACACTTTCATCCTCACTGAGCCAGATTTCAGCGGCCTCTGCGGAACTGACTGCCAGCGCGGCTGAAACTGCCAGCGCAGTAGCTGAAACAAATGCAACTGTTGAAGAAGTAAAGCAGACGGCCCACCTCTCCAATGAGAAATCAAGGCAGGTAGCCGACGTGGCCCGCAAAGCGGTTTCCACGTCCCAGCAGGGCAAAAGAGCTGCTGAAGATGCTTCTTCAGGAATGAAGGATATCCGCACCCAGATGGACACCATTGCCCAGTCCATCGTAAAACTGTCTGAACAGTCCCAGCACATCGGCGATATTATATATGTAGTAAATGATCTGGCTGATCAATCTAACATTCTGGCTGTGAACGCTTCCATTGAAGCTTCAAAAGCCGGAGAAGAAGGACGCGGCTTCACTGTGGTTGCAAGAGAAATCAGAAATCTCTCAGACCAGTCCAAACAATCAGTAGCCCAGATACAATCTATCCTTGCTGATATCCAGAAGGCAACCAGCTCCGCAGTCATGATCACCGAACAGGGTGGTAAGGCTGTAGAAACAGGCGCGAACCTTTCCTTTCAAACCGGGGAAGCAATCCTCAATCTGAGTACGGTAATAAACCAATCGGCCCAGTCTTCCGCCCAGATCGCTGCTTCAAGTCAGGAACAGCTGGCCGGGCTTGATCAGGTTGCTGTGGCTCTCGGTTCCATCAAACAGGCCGGGGAACAGAACCTTGAAAGTTCACGCCAACTCGAAGAAGCGGTTAAGGACCTCGACCAGCAGGCCCGCTCCCTCAAGGACATGATGGACAGATTCAAGCTCTGA
- a CDS encoding aminotransferase class I/II-fold pyridoxal phosphate-dependent enzyme translates to MTDDLQEDVALQHFVELSLDKLDQIENVLIEMEKTSSPSPASVAQVYGILVSLKESASLLELTNISTIAGKIGQVLDQVFKNEIELSNDLLNIIIDSFDKLNEIVSNATLSEGYDIRIITLPLEMYSKPGAAPAAPKNEPKKTTQPVAEPEPASQPEPTPEPAPIPVAETEALQEEEPQKDEQPAASEKSGKRLSPAAFRKKYGIKKDMDLASNANPLGVSKAVSNAIINMASNCCAFENGSTDSLRFGLAKRHDVPEENVLIAGGAVEILDLALRLSAMPGSDHVLSYEHGMPEYSSVAALCGVELLRLPRGRNFTPPLDQLVTTANENTAAVIITNPDVPSGYGLPAEELATMSNLLPKRTLLIVDERSVEFSWPEDDYSMVNFLEKAPNLVILRSFSWSFGLRGVRLGYALMNSTKAQQFEESRLPTPISPLNVGAGLAALNHNEFYYSTIALIIRGRERVSKGLEELGCTVYPSQSNFIMFSTPMPAKELHGKMLDHGFKLRTLNDFGLTDLLTVSIGNNSRNRKFLAALKNIL, encoded by the coding sequence ATGACCGATGATTTACAAGAAGATGTAGCACTGCAACATTTTGTGGAACTATCACTGGACAAGCTGGACCAGATTGAAAATGTGCTGATAGAAATGGAAAAAACGTCCTCCCCTTCCCCTGCTTCGGTTGCGCAGGTCTACGGGATACTGGTTTCCTTGAAAGAAAGTGCATCATTGCTGGAACTGACTAACATCAGCACAATTGCCGGAAAAATAGGCCAAGTACTTGATCAAGTCTTTAAAAATGAGATTGAACTCAGCAACGATCTGCTGAACATCATTATCGACTCATTTGACAAACTCAATGAGATCGTCAGTAACGCGACCCTGAGCGAAGGCTACGACATACGCATCATCACCCTGCCCCTTGAAATGTACTCCAAACCCGGAGCAGCACCTGCGGCCCCAAAAAACGAACCAAAAAAAACAACACAACCAGTTGCAGAACCAGAACCGGCGTCGCAACCCGAACCAACCCCTGAACCTGCCCCGATTCCTGTAGCCGAGACAGAGGCTTTACAGGAAGAGGAACCGCAGAAAGACGAACAGCCCGCGGCCTCAGAAAAATCCGGTAAAAGGCTCAGCCCGGCTGCATTCCGCAAAAAATACGGAATAAAAAAAGACATGGACCTTGCCAGCAACGCCAACCCGCTGGGAGTTTCAAAAGCAGTATCCAACGCCATCATCAACATGGCTAGCAACTGTTGCGCTTTTGAAAACGGCTCCACAGACAGCCTGAGATTCGGCCTTGCAAAACGTCATGATGTGCCGGAAGAAAATGTACTCATAGCCGGAGGAGCAGTTGAAATACTTGACCTGGCCTTGCGTCTATCCGCCATGCCCGGTAGCGACCATGTCCTCAGCTACGAACATGGCATGCCGGAATACAGCAGCGTTGCAGCTCTTTGCGGGGTGGAACTTCTGCGCCTGCCCAGAGGGAGAAACTTTACACCGCCGCTGGACCAGCTTGTAACAACAGCCAATGAGAACACCGCCGCAGTAATCATCACCAACCCGGATGTGCCCTCCGGCTATGGACTTCCGGCCGAAGAACTGGCCACCATGTCCAACTTACTGCCGAAACGGACCTTGCTCATTGTAGATGAAAGATCTGTTGAATTTTCATGGCCGGAAGATGACTACTCAATGGTTAATTTTCTGGAAAAGGCTCCCAACCTTGTCATCCTGCGCAGTTTCTCATGGTCTTTCGGACTCAGGGGAGTGCGGCTTGGATACGCGCTCATGAACAGCACCAAAGCACAACAGTTCGAAGAATCCAGACTTCCGACGCCCATCAGTCCCCTGAACGTAGGTGCGGGACTCGCAGCCCTGAACCACAATGAGTTCTATTACTCCACCATAGCCCTGATCATCAGGGGCAGGGAGCGGGTCAGCAAAGGATTGGAAGAACTGGGCTGCACCGTCTATCCCAGTCAGAGCAACTTCATCATGTTCAGTACTCCGATGCCGGCAAAGGAACTTCATGGGAAAATGCTTGATCACGGATTTAAACTGAGGACACTAAATGATTTCGGTCTCACGGATCTGCTCACCGTGTCCATCGGCAACAACTCCCGCAATCGCAAATTTCTCGCTGCCTTGAAAAACATTTTATAA